The Triticum aestivum cultivar Chinese Spring chromosome 3A, IWGSC CS RefSeq v2.1, whole genome shotgun sequence genome includes a region encoding these proteins:
- the LOC123058369 gene encoding uncharacterized protein yields MVDLVLMATMLPGVWDDDQELHRRHVHRLQPPVRAEALHNLAIQSSSPPRPRRHHRRSPPPMPPRGSEHVHDLPRNVGVQEPDATVDDDYYYSGGAYYYVQPADND; encoded by the exons ATGGTCGATCTCGTACTCATGGCCACCATGCTCCCCGGCGTTTGGGATGATGACCAGGAGCTTCATCGCCGACATGTACATCGCCTACAACCTCCAGTTCGAGCTGAAGCCCTCCACAACCTCGCCATCCAGTCGTCTTCCCCACCACGGCCACGGCGCCATCACCGTCGATCTCCACCACCGATGCCTCCCCGCGGTTCCGAGCACGTCCACGACCTCCCTCGAA acgttggagtccaggaaccagacgccaccgtcgacgacgactactactactcgggaggtgcctactactacgtgcagcccgctgacaacgactag